In the genome of Bubalus kerabau isolate K-KA32 ecotype Philippines breed swamp buffalo chromosome 8, PCC_UOA_SB_1v2, whole genome shotgun sequence, one region contains:
- the LOC129658738 gene encoding olfactory receptor 2A2-like, translated as MEGNQSWIAEFILLGFQLSEDMELLLFVIFILLYTFNLLANGTILGLILLDPRLHTPMYYFLSHLAITDIAYASSHLPNMLENLVKHKKTISYFSCTMQMVSYLAFASVECLTLVVMSYDRFVAICLPLQYTVIMNWRVCTFLAIACWVCGFSLAIVQVSLFLRLPFCGPQKVNHFFCEIRSVLKVTCGETWINDIFLLADGVFILIAPISLVLVSYTRILRAIVKIQSKEGRKKTFSTCSSHLCVVGFYFGIVLMVYMIPDDDNREEPQKILFLFYTFFNPLLNPLVYSLRNAQVKAAFHRVLQKRRTV; from the coding sequence ATGGAGGGCAACCAATCATGGATCGCAGAATTCATCCTGCTGGGCTTCCAGCTCAGTGAAGACATGGAATTGCTCCTCTTTGTTATCTTCATCCTGTTATATACCTTCAACCTGCTGGCAAATGGCACGATCTTGGGACTCATCTTGCTTGACCCCAgactgcacacccccatgtactactTCCTGTCTCATCTGGCCATCACCGACATAGCATATGCTTCCAGTCATTTGCCCAATATGTTGGAAAACCTAGTGAAACACAAGAAAACCATCTCCTATTTCTCATGCACCATGCAGATGGTTTCCTATTTGGCCTTTGCTTCTGTAGAGTGCCTGACTTTGGTGGTCATGTCGTATGACAGGTTTGTGGCGATCTGCCTCCCACTGCAGTACACAGTCATCATGAACTGGAGGGTGTGCACGTTCCTGGCCATTGCTTGCTGGGTATGTGGATTTTCCTTGGCCATAGTCCAAGTAAGTCTGTTTCTACGGCTGCCCTTCTGTGGGCCCCAGAAGGTAAACCACTTCTTCTGTGAAATCCGATCTGTCCTCAAAGTGACCTGTGGAGAAACCTGGATCAATGACATTTTCCTCCTTGCAGATGGTGTCTTTATCTTAATTGCTCCCATTTCCCTGGTGCTGGTCTCCTACACGCGAATCCTCAGGGCCATCGTGAAGATCCAGTCAAAGGAGGGCCGCAAGAAAaccttctccacctgctcctcccacctctgtGTGGTTGGGTTCTACTTTGGCATAGTCCTGATGGTGTACATGATCCCTGACGATGATAATCGAGAGGAGCCGCAGAAAATCCTTTTCCTGTTTTACACTTTCTTCAACCCATTACTGAACCCCCTCGTCTACAGTCTAAGGAACGCTCAAGTGAAGGCTGCCTTCCACAGAGTACTGCAGAAAAGGAGGACAGTGTGA